The Polaribacter tangerinus genome has a segment encoding these proteins:
- a CDS encoding DEAD/DEAH box helicase codes for MANTIKDQEEILQKLSINQLNPMQLEAIATIKKNTNTVLLSPTGTGKTLAFSLPLLATLQADLEEIQALILVPSRELAIQIEQVIRSMGAGFKVNAVYGGRPMSKDKIELKHLPAILIGTPGRISDHFANERFSKKYIKTLILDEFDKSLEVGFEYEMRGIINELPAVNKRILTSATQGVEIPDFVNLDSPNIVNYLKAISSKLQVKTVVSPAKNKLNTLLHLLNHLGNQQGIIFCNLKDTINNVSAFLETKNIKHECFSGGMEQKDRERSLIKFRNGTNQLLVATDLAARGIDVPELKYIIHYELPREIEEFTHRNGRTARVSNTGTAYVLRWKDEQLPSFINVKDSENISKQAVREAVYWETLFISGGRKDKISKGDIAGLFIKQGKLQKEELGVIELKQDCAFVAVPATLSDTLVEKLNNLRLKKKKVRIYKI; via the coding sequence ATGGCAAATACGATAAAAGATCAAGAAGAAATTTTACAAAAACTGAGTATAAATCAGTTAAATCCTATGCAATTAGAGGCCATTGCAACTATTAAAAAGAACACAAATACCGTTTTATTATCTCCTACAGGAACTGGTAAAACACTCGCTTTTTCGCTTCCTTTATTAGCTACTTTACAAGCTGATTTAGAGGAAATACAGGCTTTAATTTTAGTGCCTTCTAGAGAATTAGCAATTCAAATAGAACAGGTAATAAGATCTATGGGGGCTGGTTTTAAAGTAAATGCCGTTTATGGAGGTAGACCAATGTCTAAAGATAAAATTGAATTGAAGCATTTACCTGCAATTTTAATTGGTACACCAGGTAGAATTTCAGATCATTTTGCAAATGAACGTTTTTCTAAAAAGTATATAAAAACACTGATTTTAGATGAGTTTGATAAGTCTTTAGAAGTTGGTTTTGAGTACGAAATGAGAGGAATTATAAACGAACTTCCGGCTGTTAACAAGCGAATACTAACATCGGCTACCCAAGGTGTAGAAATACCCGATTTTGTAAATTTAGACTCACCAAATATCGTTAATTATTTAAAGGCAATATCATCTAAATTACAAGTAAAAACAGTAGTTTCTCCAGCAAAAAATAAACTGAATACTTTATTACATTTATTAAATCACTTAGGAAATCAGCAAGGTATTATTTTTTGTAATCTTAAGGATACAATAAATAATGTGAGTGCATTCTTAGAAACTAAAAATATAAAACATGAGTGTTTTAGTGGTGGAATGGAGCAAAAAGACAGAGAGCGTTCATTAATAAAATTCAGAAATGGTACTAATCAGCTTTTAGTAGCTACAGATTTGGCTGCTCGTGGTATAGATGTACCCGAATTAAAGTACATTATTCATTATGAATTACCAAGAGAAATAGAAGAATTTACTCATAGAAATGGTAGAACAGCTAGAGTTTCAAATACAGGTACTGCTTATGTTTTACGATGGAAAGATGAACAATTACCAAGTTTTATTAATGTGAAAGATTCAGAAAACATAAGTAAGCAAGCAGTTAGAGAGGCTGTTTATTGGGAAACGCTCTTTATTTCTGGAGGAAGAAAAGATAAAATTTCTAAAGGAGATATTGCAGGACTTTTTATAAAACAAGGTAAATTACAAAAAGAAGAGTTAGGAGTTATAGAGTTAAAGCAAGACTGTGCTTTTGTTGCTGTGCCAGCAACTTTATCGGATACATTGGTAGAAAAATTAAATAATTTAAGACTGAAAAAGAAAAAAGTAAGAATTTACAAGATATAA
- a CDS encoding cold-shock protein, protein MSKGTVKFFNETKGFGFITEEGVDKDHFVHVSGLVDEIREGDEVEFDLQEGNKGLNAVNVKVI, encoded by the coding sequence ATGAGTAAAGGTACAGTAAAGTTTTTCAACGAAACAAAAGGTTTTGGATTTATAACTGAAGAAGGAGTAGATAAAGATCATTTTGTACACGTTTCTGGTTTAGTTGATGAAATTAGAGAAGGAGACGAAGTTGAATTTGACTTACAAGAAGGAAACAAAGGATTAAACGCAGTTAACGTAAAAGTTATCTAA
- a CDS encoding cysteine dioxygenase, with amino-acid sequence MNSNEHSPEKLQSLEQLITALTESDIKKYNRIFHSVQFSQNAFDSYCSWSEDCYTRNCIIDTEKFELILICWCEGHKTPIHDHGGEECWVKVIEGCFEETIYKEDDNGLLSLVKTSKSQKGEITYMKDFMGFHRLENIAKSNSISLHLYAKPIRSCRMLDEDSNQLVEKEMSYCTVS; translated from the coding sequence TTGAATTCTAACGAACACAGTCCTGAAAAACTTCAATCTTTAGAACAATTAATTACCGCCCTTACAGAGAGTGATATAAAAAAATACAATCGTATTTTTCATTCTGTACAGTTTTCTCAAAATGCCTTTGATTCTTATTGTTCTTGGTCTGAAGATTGTTACACAAGAAACTGTATTATAGATACAGAAAAGTTTGAACTTATTTTAATTTGTTGGTGCGAAGGCCATAAAACACCAATTCATGACCATGGTGGTGAAGAATGTTGGGTAAAAGTAATTGAAGGTTGTTTTGAAGAAACAATTTACAAAGAGGATGATAATGGACTTCTAAGCTTGGTAAAAACCTCTAAGTCTCAAAAAGGAGAAATTACTTATATGAAAGATTTTATGGGGTTTCATCGTTTAGAGAATATTGCTAAATCGAACAGTATATCTTTACATTTGTATGCAAAGCCAATTAGAAGTTGTAGAATGTTAGATGAAGATTCTAATCAATTGGTAGAAAAAGAAATGTCTTACTGTACAGTATCATAA
- the typA gene encoding translational GTPase TypA yields the protein MQPIRNIAIIAHVDHGKTTLVDKIIDQAKILDDRKERTDLLLDNNDLERERGITILSKNVSVNYKNTKINVIDTPGHADFGGEVERVLKMADGVLLLVDAFEGPMPQTRFVLGKALELGLTPIVVVNKVDKENCTPDLVHEKVFDLMFALEASEEQLDFTTIYGSAKNNWMSTDWKKQTDNIVPLLDAVLDSIPETKYNEGTPQMQITSLDFSAFTGRIAIGRVFRGDLEVGKDYMLCKSDGSTKKVRIKELHVFEGMGKVQVDKVPCGDICAITGIEGFEIGDTIADLENPEALPRTEIDQPTMSMLFTINNSPFFGKEGKYVTSRHLRDRLFKELEKNLALKVETTDSEDKFNVFGRGVLHLSVLIETMRREGYELQVGRPQVILKEIDGVKCEPYETLSIDVPEDVASKAVNLVSLRKGDLLVMEPKGDLQHLEFTIPSRGLIGLRNKILTATSGQAIINHRFSEYGPYKGDFSEDIKGAIVSSAAGKATAYALDRLQDRGRFFIDINQEIYVGQVIGENSKSEDMAVNLIKGKQLTNMRKSGTDDAMKIAPKVDFSLEENMEYIKADEYLEVTPLSLRMRKINFKG from the coding sequence ATGCAACCAATTAGAAACATCGCAATTATTGCCCATGTCGATCACGGAAAAACGACATTAGTAGATAAAATTATTGATCAGGCTAAAATTTTAGACGATCGTAAAGAACGTACAGATTTATTGTTAGATAATAACGATTTAGAACGTGAAAGGGGAATTACAATTCTTTCTAAAAACGTTTCTGTAAACTATAAAAACACCAAAATTAATGTAATTGATACACCGGGTCACGCCGATTTTGGTGGAGAGGTAGAGCGTGTTTTAAAAATGGCAGATGGAGTTTTATTGTTAGTTGATGCTTTTGAAGGACCAATGCCACAAACACGTTTTGTATTAGGTAAAGCACTAGAACTTGGTTTAACACCTATTGTTGTTGTTAATAAAGTAGATAAAGAAAATTGTACACCAGATTTAGTTCATGAAAAAGTTTTCGATTTAATGTTTGCTTTAGAAGCATCAGAAGAGCAATTAGATTTTACAACCATTTATGGTTCTGCCAAAAATAACTGGATGTCTACCGATTGGAAGAAACAAACAGATAATATTGTCCCATTATTAGATGCTGTATTAGATTCTATTCCAGAAACTAAATACAATGAAGGTACCCCTCAAATGCAAATTACATCTTTAGATTTTTCTGCATTTACTGGTAGAATTGCTATAGGACGTGTTTTTAGAGGAGATTTAGAAGTAGGAAAAGATTACATGTTGTGTAAATCGGATGGAAGCACAAAAAAAGTACGTATTAAAGAGTTGCATGTTTTTGAAGGAATGGGTAAAGTACAGGTAGATAAAGTTCCTTGTGGAGATATTTGTGCAATTACTGGTATAGAAGGTTTTGAAATTGGAGATACTATAGCCGATTTAGAAAACCCAGAAGCGCTGCCAAGAACAGAAATAGATCAGCCAACAATGAGTATGTTGTTTACTATAAACAATTCTCCATTTTTTGGTAAGGAAGGAAAATATGTAACTTCAAGACATTTAAGAGATAGATTATTTAAAGAGTTAGAAAAAAATCTTGCTTTAAAAGTAGAAACTACAGACAGCGAAGACAAATTTAATGTTTTTGGTAGAGGAGTATTACACTTATCTGTTCTTATAGAAACAATGCGTAGAGAAGGATACGAATTACAAGTAGGTAGACCACAAGTAATTTTAAAGGAAATAGATGGTGTAAAATGTGAACCATATGAAACATTATCTATAGATGTGCCTGAAGATGTTGCCTCGAAAGCTGTAAACCTTGTATCACTAAGAAAAGGAGATTTATTAGTAATGGAGCCAAAAGGAGATTTACAACACCTAGAGTTTACAATTCCTTCTCGAGGATTGATTGGTTTAAGAAACAAAATTTTAACAGCTACTTCTGGACAAGCAATTATAAATCACCGTTTTTCGGAATACGGTCCTTACAAAGGAGATTTTTCAGAAGATATTAAAGGAGCTATAGTTTCTTCTGCAGCAGGTAAAGCTACTGCGTATGCTTTAGACCGTTTGCAAGATAGAGGTCGTTTCTTTATCGATATAAATCAAGAAATATATGTTGGTCAGGTAATTGGAGAAAATTCAAAGTCTGAAGATATGGCTGTGAATCTAATTAAAGGTAAACAATTAACCAACATGCGTAAATCTGGTACAGATGATGCAATGAAAATTGCACCTAAAGTAGATTTTTCTTTGGAAGAAAATATGGAGTATATAAAAGCAGACGAATATTTAGAGGTAACTCCTTTAAGTTTACGTATGCGTAAAATAAACTTTAAAGGATAA
- the hisG gene encoding ATP phosphoribosyltransferase, translating to MQNLRIAVQKSGRLNEDSMKILKDIGISIDNGKDQLKAAARNFPVEVFYLRNGDIPQYLRDGVVDAAIIGENILVEKGTDIQFIERLGFSKCKVSIAVPKESNVASLKDLNGKRIATSYPETVKKFLKAQNITAQLHQINGSVEIAPNIGLADGICDIVSSGSTLFKNGLKEVEVLLKSEAVLAVSPKISSDRKAILDKIQFRMQSVLKGQESKYVLLNAPNNKLDAILELLPGMRSPTVLPLAEKGWSSVHTVVSKNQFWEIIDGLKANGAEGILVCPIEKMVL from the coding sequence ATGCAAAATTTAAGAATTGCTGTTCAGAAGTCTGGAAGACTAAATGAAGACTCTATGAAAATCTTAAAAGATATTGGAATTTCAATAGATAACGGAAAAGATCAATTAAAAGCAGCGGCTAGAAATTTTCCTGTAGAAGTTTTTTACCTAAGAAATGGAGATATACCACAGTATTTAAGAGATGGAGTAGTAGATGCAGCTATCATTGGAGAAAATATTTTAGTAGAAAAAGGAACAGATATTCAGTTTATAGAACGTTTAGGTTTTTCTAAATGTAAAGTATCTATTGCAGTTCCAAAAGAATCTAATGTAGCATCACTCAAAGATTTAAACGGAAAAAGAATTGCAACATCGTATCCAGAAACAGTTAAAAAATTTTTAAAAGCTCAAAATATTACTGCACAATTACACCAAATTAACGGTTCGGTAGAAATTGCACCAAATATTGGTTTGGCAGACGGAATTTGTGATATTGTTTCAAGCGGAAGCACTTTGTTTAAAAATGGTTTAAAAGAAGTTGAAGTACTTTTAAAATCTGAAGCAGTTTTAGCAGTTTCGCCAAAAATATCTTCAGATAGGAAAGCTATTTTAGATAAAATACAATTTAGAATGCAGTCTGTTTTAAAAGGACAAGAATCTAAATACGTACTTTTAAATGCACCGAATAATAAGCTAGATGCTATTTTAGAACTATTACCAGGTATGAGAAGTCCCACTGTTTTACCATTAGCAGAAAAGGGTTGGAGTTCTGTGCATACGGTAGTTTCAAAAAATCAATTTTGGGAAATTATAGATGGCTTAAAAGCCAATGGTGCTGAAGGTATATTAGTTTGTCCAATAGAAAAAATGGTGCTTTAA
- the hisD gene encoding histidinol dehydrogenase → MKSIENPSKESWKQILERPTKTVNDIEATVNEVFKEVQTKGDAAIFKYTQKFDNVTLNTHLVNSDEILKATKSISSDLKKAIKLAKDNITKFHNAQITTKQIVETTEGVVCWQEKRAIQKVGLYIPGGTAPLFSTVLMLAIPAKIAGCKEIVLCSPPNKEGEIHPAILYAAHLCGVTQIIKVGGIQAIAGLTFGTTTIPKVYKIFGPGNQFVTVAKQLATKYGVAIDMPAGPSELLVVADDSANPSFVASDLLSQAEHGIDSQVILVSTSKKLILEVAAALQKQLLDLPRVEIAKKAIENSKSILVANDTIALDLINEYGPEHFIVCTKNNSFYIENIQNAGSVFIGNYTPESAGDYASGTNHTLPTNGFTKAYSGVNLDSFTKSITFQEISEQGIKNIGTSIEIMAEKEGLFAHKNAVTLRLNNIN, encoded by the coding sequence ATGAAAAGTATAGAAAATCCAAGTAAAGAAAGTTGGAAACAAATTTTAGAAAGACCCACAAAAACTGTCAATGATATTGAGGCAACAGTTAACGAGGTTTTTAAGGAAGTTCAAACAAAAGGAGATGCTGCCATTTTTAAGTATACTCAAAAGTTTGATAATGTTACTTTAAATACTCATTTAGTAAATTCAGATGAGATTTTAAAGGCAACAAAATCTATTTCAAGTGATTTAAAAAAGGCTATAAAATTGGCCAAAGACAATATTACAAAGTTTCATAACGCACAAATAACAACTAAACAAATAGTAGAAACCACAGAAGGTGTTGTGTGTTGGCAAGAAAAAAGAGCTATTCAAAAAGTAGGTTTATATATTCCTGGCGGAACAGCCCCACTTTTTTCTACAGTATTAATGTTGGCAATTCCGGCTAAAATTGCAGGTTGTAAAGAAATAGTTTTATGTTCACCACCTAACAAAGAAGGCGAAATTCATCCAGCTATTTTATACGCTGCACACCTTTGTGGAGTCACACAAATTATAAAAGTTGGAGGTATTCAGGCTATTGCAGGTTTAACATTTGGTACAACAACCATTCCGAAAGTATACAAAATATTCGGACCAGGAAATCAGTTTGTTACAGTTGCAAAACAACTAGCAACAAAATATGGAGTTGCCATAGATATGCCGGCTGGGCCGAGCGAACTTTTAGTGGTTGCAGATGATAGTGCAAACCCTAGTTTTGTTGCTTCAGATTTATTAAGTCAAGCAGAACATGGCATCGACAGTCAGGTTATTTTGGTCTCTACCTCTAAAAAACTAATACTTGAAGTTGCTGCCGCTTTGCAAAAACAACTTTTAGACTTACCGAGAGTAGAAATTGCAAAAAAAGCAATTGAAAATTCGAAATCAATCTTAGTAGCAAATGATACCATTGCATTAGATTTAATTAATGAATATGGACCTGAGCATTTTATAGTTTGCACAAAAAATAATTCTTTTTACATAGAAAATATACAAAATGCAGGTTCTGTTTTTATAGGTAACTATACACCAGAAAGTGCTGGCGATTATGCTTCTGGCACCAACCATACATTACCAACAAACGGTTTTACAAAGGCATATTCTGGTGTAAATTTAGATAGTTTTACAAAGAGTATTACCTTTCAGGAAATCTCTGAACAAGGCATTAAAAATATAGGTACATCTATAGAGATTATGGCCGAAAAGGAAGGCTTGTTTGCTCATAAAAATGCAGTAACCTTAAGACTAAATAATATAAATTAG
- the hisC gene encoding histidinol-phosphate transaminase: MKVKFNINSLVRDNIKTLKPYSSARDEYKDVAVKNMVFLDANENPYENGVNRYPDPQQNLVKEILSELKSVPKQNILLGNGSDEVLDLIFRAFCEPSKDNIITLPPTYGMYSVLANINNVENKEVLLSDSFQPKVSQILEKTTEQTKILFLCSPNNPTGNTFSVTVVEELLTKFNGLVVIDEAYIDFSEQLTWLERLKDFPNLIITQTLSKAFGLAGIRLGICYASEEIIAILNRIKPPYNVNELTQKKAIERLLEPGNVVKEIEKIKLQRKWLMSSLEEVSFVEKIYNTDCNFVLVKVDDAVKRYEQLTEKGFVVRNRTNQPLCNNCLRLTIGTEKENSALLQALKEII; this comes from the coding sequence ATGAAAGTAAAGTTTAATATAAACAGTTTAGTTAGAGATAATATTAAGACTCTAAAGCCATATTCTTCTGCAAGAGACGAATACAAAGATGTAGCTGTTAAAAATATGGTTTTCTTAGATGCCAATGAAAATCCCTATGAAAACGGAGTAAATAGGTATCCCGATCCTCAACAAAATTTAGTTAAAGAAATACTATCAGAATTAAAGAGTGTTCCGAAACAAAATATTCTTTTAGGAAACGGAAGCGATGAAGTATTAGACCTAATATTTAGAGCATTTTGTGAACCCTCTAAAGACAATATTATTACCTTACCACCCACGTACGGTATGTATAGTGTTTTAGCAAATATTAATAATGTAGAAAATAAAGAAGTCCTATTATCAGATAGTTTTCAACCAAAAGTTTCGCAGATTTTAGAAAAAACGACCGAACAAACAAAAATTTTATTTCTATGTTCTCCCAACAATCCAACCGGAAACACTTTTTCGGTAACTGTTGTAGAAGAGTTACTCACAAAATTTAATGGCTTAGTAGTTATTGATGAGGCATATATAGATTTTTCCGAGCAGCTAACTTGGCTAGAAAGACTAAAGGATTTTCCGAATTTGATAATTACTCAAACCTTGTCAAAGGCTTTTGGCTTGGCGGGTATTCGGTTGGGAATTTGTTATGCATCAGAAGAAATAATAGCAATATTAAATCGAATAAAACCTCCTTATAATGTTAATGAATTAACTCAAAAAAAGGCTATTGAACGCTTATTAGAACCAGGCAATGTTGTAAAAGAAATTGAAAAAATTAAATTACAAAGAAAGTGGTTGATGAGCTCTTTAGAAGAAGTAAGCTTTGTAGAAAAAATATATAATACCGACTGTAATTTTGTGCTCGTAAAAGTAGACGATGCGGTAAAAAGGTATGAGCAACTAACAGAAAAAGGTTTTGTAGTTAGAAACAGAACTAACCAACCATTGTGTAATAATTGTTTAAGACTTACTATTGGTACAGAAAAAGAAAATAGCGCTTTATTACAAGCGTTGAAAGAAATAATATAA
- a CDS encoding pyridoxal phosphate-dependent decarboxylase family protein, translated as MSQIKSDLNLFNSLVESLLEEESKNPVAQRIEAAELYSTLDLSLTDNGMVDTNFKELLKEVLKATPKTATNLFFNQLFGGRQSKAVLGDLLAVLLNNSMYTYKVAGPQVGIEQEIIKYSCKLIGYGPQSNGTFPTGGSMSNYMALVMGRDAKDPESRLQGVRKPLIIYTSEESHYSNAKNASFAGIGKNNIRYIPTDAKGRMLPEALEDQIKLDINNGGIPTYVNATAGTTVLGAFDPIDEIATITEKYNIWLHVDGAYCGSVIFSEKYKHLLKGVEKSNSFSYNAHKMLGTPLTCSIILVNDKKHLYNSFSNDADYLYQTDGDDFNLGKTSFQCGRRNDALKFWTLWKSVGTKGLEKIVDQQFNLANIAINYIKNNPDYTLYSFNDAISVCFNYKNIDPKLLCTALYEHQETVVGFGSFKQDTFVRFVTINANNEEQDILNFFKVLEDFVSKNEHLFKETAINV; from the coding sequence ATTTCTCAAATAAAAAGTGACTTAAATTTGTTTAATAGTTTGGTAGAATCCTTGCTAGAAGAAGAGAGTAAAAACCCTGTTGCACAAAGAATTGAGGCCGCAGAATTATATAGCACCTTAGATTTATCTTTAACAGATAATGGCATGGTAGATACTAATTTTAAAGAGCTGTTAAAAGAAGTTTTAAAGGCTACGCCAAAAACAGCAACAAATTTATTTTTTAATCAGCTTTTTGGAGGAAGACAAAGCAAAGCTGTTTTAGGAGATTTATTAGCAGTATTGTTAAACAATAGTATGTACACCTACAAAGTTGCAGGTCCGCAAGTTGGTATAGAGCAAGAAATTATAAAGTATTCTTGCAAACTTATAGGTTACGGACCACAAAGTAATGGTACTTTTCCTACGGGTGGTTCTATGAGTAATTATATGGCTTTAGTTATGGGGAGAGATGCAAAAGATCCAGAAAGTAGGCTACAAGGAGTTAGAAAGCCTTTGATAATATATACCTCAGAAGAAAGTCATTATTCCAACGCTAAGAATGCAAGTTTTGCAGGTATTGGTAAAAATAATATACGCTATATACCAACAGATGCTAAGGGAAGAATGTTGCCAGAAGCTTTAGAAGATCAAATTAAATTAGATATAAATAATGGTGGTATTCCTACTTATGTAAATGCCACTGCAGGAACCACAGTTTTAGGAGCATTCGATCCAATAGATGAAATTGCAACGATTACAGAAAAGTATAATATTTGGTTACATGTAGATGGTGCTTACTGTGGCAGCGTAATATTTAGTGAAAAGTACAAACATTTGTTAAAAGGGGTAGAAAAATCAAATTCTTTTAGTTACAACGCACATAAAATGTTAGGAACACCACTTACTTGCTCTATTATTTTGGTAAATGACAAAAAGCATCTCTATAATTCATTTAGTAATGATGCCGATTATTTGTATCAAACAGATGGAGACGATTTTAATTTGGGAAAAACTTCTTTTCAATGTGGACGAAGAAACGATGCATTAAAATTTTGGACTCTTTGGAAGTCTGTTGGAACAAAAGGATTGGAAAAAATTGTAGATCAGCAATTTAACCTAGCTAATATTGCCATTAATTATATTAAAAACAATCCAGATTACACATTATATAGTTTCAATGATGCCATTTCTGTTTGTTTTAATTACAAAAATATCGATCCGAAATTATTGTGCACGGCGTTGTATGAACATCAAGAAACCGTAGTAGGTTTTGGTTCTTTTAAACAAGATACATTTGTTAGATTTGTAACCATTAATGCAAATAATGAGGAGCAAGATATTTTAAACTTTTTTAAAGTATTAGAAGATTTTGTTTCTAAAAATGAACACCTCTTTAAAGAAACTGCTATAAACGTATAA